The Bacillus sp. B-jedd sequence TAGGCCTAGCAACAAGCTGCCTGCGAAAATAAACTCATTAATCTTGTCCTGGAGATACAAAATGAGAAATATTAAATAAAAAAGAAGAGTTACTAGACTAGTGATAACTCTCATTTTCAGCATAAATCCGGTTACCCCCGATCACCATTCAGCTTTAACTACCTGAATCTCCTTGTTAATCGAGTCAAGGATACGGATGACTCTGTCCACCTCACGTTTTGTACCGACAGCTTCCTGGCCAATTTGTTCCTTATAAAACATATCTGTCAGTTTTTCGTTATGTTCCTTGATCGCTTCCCCGACAAAATGGATGTCCGTTTCTTTATGGATCTTTCCTGCGCTAATATCCTTTAAGAACTTTTCCATATTCCAAATATGTTGCTCATATATCGTGCGTTCCGTATTTTCCGGGTTCAAAAGAACTCCAAGATTGATGCCGACCTGGTTCAGGCTCCGAATCTCGTTATCAATCGATTTTTTATATAAGGTTTTTTCACGTGCTGTGAAATCCTCATCATAAGCATTCAAAGTTTCGGCGATATCATTTAAATCCTTGGTCAATTGTGTGAAATGAGAAAATATCATTCTTTCTTTTACACTGCTTAAGACAGCCACTTGCTTTTTTTCCTGATTCCATAAGACAAAAAAGCAGGCACCCAATACAAATAACAGGACAACTAAAATAGGCCCCTTCGACATTTTCATGCCTTCTCCCCCTTGCTTCACTGCTTATTCTTTCGTGGTCCTGCCCTCCGTCACATCATCAAAAGGAGTGTAGTGGTTATCTGGGACATTTCTTTTTCTCATCATTTTAAAAAGCGTTATTCCAACAGCCCCAACGACAATCGCCAAAAATAGATATGCCATGTCAGCGCCTCTTTTTTCCAATATTATACACCACGAGAAACCTATTCAGCACGAATATCCTTTTAGAAAAATCCGTGTTTTATCTTTTAAAAATCTTCGCAAAAAAAGAACCCGGCGATTTTCCGGGTTCTCGTTCAGCCTACTCATAAAGGTCCATATAATTATCAGTAACCGTAACATTTTGTTCAGTTAATTTATCGAGCAGCCGGTATTCATTTTGGCTCATCGCGCCTTCATATGGGATAACGATTTCCAAGTCGTCATTCATGACAAAGATGTATTCCTTTAGATACGCAATGTTTTCCCGTTTAGCATAATGCTTCTTTACTTCTTTAAAGCTGTCCCAGTCATATGTGGTGACTTGGTTGAACGTTTCGAGGCGATTGTAGTGGAGGCCGGTATCATCAAAGTAAAAGTAGGTTGTTGCCGCAAATAGGAAAATAGGAATACTGAAGGAAGCGAGCAGCACGGAAAAAAGTCCGAGGTACTTGAAGTCAAATTTCAATTTCATAATTAAATACCCGACCATTACGATTGGAATCCAGGCCATACCGATGGCGAAAGTAATAAAGGCGGACTGGGGTGCAATGAAAAACCAATGTGATTTTGAGAAGAAAAAAAGGTCCTGGATCCAGGAAATGAAAACGATTGGCATGAAGAGGCTGCAGACGAAAAGGATGAGTGCCCAGACAAAGACGACTGGCCCTCGTTCAGTTTGAACTGCAAGATTGCTCATGAAATCCCCCCATTCTCTTTTTGGCAAAAAAGTTCGAAGATAGATTTTGCCATCAACCTTATTTTACCATAAAAGAAAATATTTTACTCGTAAACCCAACTTGCTTTTCTGGCTTACTATGTTCGCTTTTCAGACTGGCCCTTCATGAAATCATAAGCGTTATAGATTTGGAATACACATTTAGAGGGCAATGGAGTTTTCCAGGGAGGGGTTAGGATGGCTGTTGATTTTCAAAAAAGCGCAAGGGATGAGCATTTGTTTTGGCTGCAGATATTGGGGGATCACGCGCGATTCATTCACGAGGCGCTGGCTCCAGTGCAAAAAAGGGAGATTGATAAGGCTTTAGAATTTATCCGGGCATTCGATACCTTACTCGCGCAGGCAAGAACTGCGGATCCAAGGCAACTGGCAATCAGAGCCGAGGATGAGGTGCTTAGGCTGAGGGAATTCAAGCTGAACTTATTGCGCGAACATCTTGTCGGCAAAATTAAGATCCACCTGCCACCGACGTTCATCAACCATATGGTGAATGAACTTGATGAGTACGTACGGATTTTGAAACACGTAAAAGCCGGACAGGTTCCTCCCGTGTACCATGAGGTGCACCATCATCTCCTATGGCTGCTAGACGCCGCAGGACACTCGGGCGCCATTTCCTCTAATTTGGATGAGGTGGAGAAGAATTTAAAGAAGAAAAGCGATTCTTTCATGAAGCAATTTGAGGCCTTTTATCTAAAGGCGGTTGAGATGGCGGGCTATTTAAGGACGAACATAACGGAATTTCCCGCGCTCGCAAAATTCAATTCTGACGCAAAACTGGAAATCATTCTATTTCAGCAATTTCTGGTGGAAATTGAGGAGCTACGGTTGAGCAAGGAAGCTCTCGGCACATTCGCCCCGCTCATGGCAGACCACATGTTCCGTGAAGAGTGCTACTACTTAATGAAGCTCAGCGAAGCCGCAAATCTTGAAAAGCCAAACTGCGATCCGGCAAAACCGAGATTGAAAGAATAAAAGATTTTCATATTTCTTCGGACGATTCGGATTGAGGGTTAGATCTCAATCCTTTTTTTGCGCTCGGTACTCCTGCTGTAACCTTGGGCAGCTTCGGACAGCTCGCCGCTTCAAAAGTGAATCGTTGTCCGAAGGGTACCGGGCTTCGGACAACTTAGCGGCGATTTCCTTGTTTCCTGTCCGAACATCGGCCAACTTCGGACAAATCAGCGGCCTTTTCCTTTATCCTGTCCGAATCCGAATCCGAGTCCTCACAATAAGGATAAGCCAATATCCCACCTAGAAACATAAAAAATGCGTCGAGCTTTTCCGCCCAACGCATTTTTTATTGGAGATAGGAGCCTTTCGTCCCCAGGTTTATCTCCTTGAAAACGCAGCAGCCTAGCGCGACTCCTTCGGCGGCTGGCACACGTCACATTTCCGCTGATGGTTGTTCTTGAATTTCTTGAATGTTCTCTCGAAGTTGTTGCCGCATGCGCATGTAAAAAGCAGCTTTTGCGAAAATCCCTGGTATTCAGTTGTTACAAGTTTGCTTTCCGAGTTTTTTTCAACGAAATTCTGGATTTCGCCAATTGTCCATCGTTTATTCATTTTTCAACACCTCTAAATGGTTCTGTCAGCTAGCCTAATATGTTTACTCTTTGTTAAACCAGAGCTCTTCTTTATCATCGACATCGCCGTTGTAATTAATCAGAATTTCTTCGCCTGGTTTAATATCTTTGTAAGCATAAAAGTCAAACGTATGATTGTCAAAGTTAATTTCATACGTGGCATTCGGTTCGTAGGAATGATTAAATAACATGCCGTAGCCGAGCAGGATTGCGGTATGATTGATCCCGTATTCGAAAGCGTAATCGGCAAGGAGCGTCTGCTCGATATGATGGTGCTGGTCGTTCGGATAAGCAATGACAGGCGCTTCATGCAAAAGCTGACCTTTTTTAATATCACACACTGCAAATACGCCTCGATTGAACTCGCCATTACTCAGTGAAGATGATTTTATTTGGATCATGTTGTTCTCCTAACACGTTTAGAATTTTCTTATTAACTGTAACATTATTTCCCGGTTGGGGCTTGGTTTATTTTTGAAAAAGTATTTCCAAATTATAGCGATTGGTTGTTTTTGCCCAATAAACGATTGATCATGCTTGGAGTAATGGTACCCTTTAGGTCAATCAAATCTGACATTTTCTCCCGGATTATGTAGATGGTTAAACGCCATTTCGACTTGCGATTCAGTCGTCCGCGCGACTGATAACGCGGGCAGTTCGTTTTCGGCAAAAAAACCGACACCGCTTGTTTCAATGCCTTCCTTCGCCTGCCCGCCAATGATTTCACATTGGATAAATATTTTATATGTATAGTAGGGCGAAGGGGGGTGGGGATGGCACTTTTTATCAAGCACTGCGATCAGCTTTACCGGTTTGACGTCGAAGCCCGATTCTTCCTTTACTTCCTTTACCGCCACTTCACTTGGCGTCAGTCCGATATCGCCCCAACCGCCCGGCAGCGACCAGCCGCCATCTGTATTTTCCCTTACAAGCAAAATTTTATTTTCACGGAATACGACGGCCCTGATATCAACCTTCGGAGTCGCATAACCGGTTTCATTGGCAAACAAATCCGCAATCACTATATGATTCATATTTGTATACTGAGCCATGATTTCCACGCTTAATTGCCTTATCTCTTCAAATCTTTCCAGGTCATAAACATCCTTGGAATACGTCAATCCTGCCTGCGCGATAGACTGCAACTGTTTTGCCCATTCAAGCCATTTCGGTTCCATTTGCGCACACCACCTATCCATGATACCTAGATAGTACCATATTTATCTGCAAAACTTGTCGGCATCCCCTTTTTGCAAAAACGGCGGTTATGTAATTAACTCTTTCCCCTCAACAAGGCAAAGCACCCACATGCGCGGGTGCCGCTTAAGCATTATAATCTGAAGAGCCAATTGTTCCCTCTCGGTCCCCGAACGTTTCCGGCAACTGCGTTCGCGTTCTGAACCGGCCTGCAGCGTGGGTTATTGATATCCGGACCGCAATTAAAGGTTTCCTCCACTGTTTCGTTGACTGTCCGCTCTGTTACTGGGTAGAAGTTTTCGTTTCGGACAATGGTCCTGTTCACATTAATGATTTCTGTCGGGAATACACGTTTCACAACGCGGGTGTTGGTTCTTGTATTGACGATTGTTTTTGTAGGATAGACAATGACTTCTTCCACTGGCCCGCGGTGGCAGCCACATTGATTATGACGTTCCATAAAAACACCTCCTCCCTTCCATCCTTGTTGTTACATAGTATTTTATGTACAAACAGTGGCCTTGTCCTAGACAAAAATCACGCTTCTTCCAAAACAAACGTTTGTCCTATAGGGTATACGCCTGGTTAAATTCACTGATTTGTAACTTTTCCAAAAAACCGCTCTTTTTCATGAGCAACATCCATTATATTTTTTTCCCAGGGTGGTACTATTAAAAAAAACAGCGAGGAGTATTCAGCATGAACTATTTATTGCAGGTCGATTTTAAATCGGATGGTCCATTCGGTGAGGAGAAGTTCAAAGAGAAAGAGGAGTTGGCCAATAGCATCAACAATGAGCCAGGCGTCATCTGGAAGATTTGGACGGAGAATGCCGAAACGAAAGAATCTGGCGGAGTGTATTTATTCGAATCCAAAGAGACCGCGGAAAAATATCTAGAAATGCATACAGCCAGGTTAAAGAGCTTCGGCTTTGATAATATCCGCTCGAGAATTTTCGAGGTACACGAAGCGTTATCGCTGATCAATAACGCGCCGATAAAAGGCTAAACGGCAACTTCCCTCATAACCATCAGTGGGGACAGGACAATCCCCACTGATGGATTGTTTACTTTATAAAAAACGGTACTTTGTCCAGCTCATTCCCCTCAGAATCATGGACCATCAAGAAATATTCCCCACTCTTCAAAGATTCATTAAAGCGTGTATAGGATATATCCCCGGTGTCAGTTGATTGAAAGGATGATCCATGCTCAGCTACAGCCCCTTTCTGGGAATGGATGCTGACGCGGATATCTTCACGGCTGCTACGGGTAAGATCATAATAAACGGTTGTGGACATTGGCGTCGTAACGACTTTTTGCAGCATGATGGTTTCATCGTTACTGAGTGTGAGCTGCTTATTCAACTCGATTACTTTTCGCTCTTTCAGCATTTGCGACTGGTTCACTTTCACTTTAAAAGCCCAAGGCTGGTCAATGGCTGTACGATTCCATCGTTCGTACCGAATTTCAATTTCGACATCCTCTGTTGCGATTTCCTTGCCAAGCTCGATATCATTAAAGACGGTGAACATTTCATTATTTAATTCAATTGTTTGGCCGCCTGTTATTTCAGTGGCATCCTGCCCGTTTACCTTTACTGTTGGCGTGATGGCCGTCTGGTAATCGGCGTCGACATTGCTGGCAGGCTCGAATGTGGAACTTAAGATTATCCGTTGGTCATCCACTATCACTTCATTTAACGTCAGCTTTCCAAGCCCGTTTTCGGCCGTGCTTCCGATTTCGGTTTTATAGGAAGAATAATCAAGCTGCTTATTTTCGTTCATATGTTTTTCGATTTTTTCCCCAATGAATGGCATGTTGGCCACTGTTCCTTTATCGACTGTCAAAATGATGCCAAGCATGGCAACCGCAGCGCAAGCGCTAATCGTTCTCCATTTCCTGCCCGGCCTTTTTGGAGAGATGTCCCTTTTCACCCGCTTCAGAACCTTTTTCTTCTCCAATTTTGAAAGTTGAGTTTCCTCAAATTCGCTTAAATCTATTTTTACATCGTTCAGTTCATTGTAAATCGCCATCCGCTCATCCCTCACTTCGCAATAGTATACTTCTCAATTTCCTTCTGCCCCTGGAAAGCTTGTTATGCACCCATGTTTCACGCTCCTGAAGCTCGGAAGCTATCTCCTTCGAAGGTACGCCATGCAAATAATATTTCTCGAATATCGCCCGTTCTACCGCGGGCAGTTCATCGAGCAGGCTTTGCAGGTCAACTCTATCGTGATAGGAATCGTGTGAAGTTGGCATGTCCTCCTCGTATTGGAAGCCGCTAACATATTGCTTTTCCCGCGTGGATTTCCTTACATAGTCAATCGCTTTATATTTGGCAACAGCGGCAATCCAATTTCGAAATTCGTTCTTCTTTGGGTCGAAAGAGTCGATATTGTACCAAATCGCCACAAGCACATCTGCCATGCATTCCTCCGCGTCCCGGCGGTTTCCCTGGAGATATTTTTGGATAATCGCCTTCAGAAGCCCGCCATACTCATCAAGAAGCTGTGACAGGCCGCGCTCATTCTTCAGCTTTATCTGTTCAACCATCTCTTGTTCTTCAACGCTCAACATTCTCCCCCCTTTATCCGTCTTCACCAAGTAATACGGCGCCCGACCGTAAAACCTATCAACTTGGCAAAAATAAAACTTTAATCTTGGCAAATTAAAGCATGAAGAAACCGCCAATTTTTGATCTGCGCTCCTAATTTTTAGATACTATCTAAAATTGGGATGCGCATTTCTTTTGGCGGTTTATTTTGCAAAAAAGATATAATTATTTTCTTTCCTCACAAATCATTAGTACATTCCCATCCAGGTCTTTAAACACAAAGTAAAAATTGTCCTGAATGTCTGTCACGAGTTCAACTTGATTGTTTTTCATAAATTGATAGGAAGCTTGGATATCTTGCGTTACAAACTGAATGGCTGGGGTTTGGTAGGTTGGAATGTTCCCGTTTTCATCTTTCCAATTCGGCATCGTATCCAATAACAGCCCTGCCGTCCCTTCCATTTCCGCAACGAAAATATGATCAAAAAATAGATCTCCGCCTTGCAGGCCAAGTATTCTGCTATACCATTCCTGTGCTTTCTCAAGATTCCTGACAGGGATGAACACGCCTCCGATTCTGTTCTTAATGGGCGATTGAGTTTGAGGATTCTTCACAGTTTACCACCTTTGAAATATAGATTTCTCACTTTTAGTAATTCTCTATTTTGCCATAAATACCTTCTTGCCGTACTTAACTTCATTTACCATTATTTATTCTCGGTCGGATCAGCCTCATGCTCTATTATTTTTCTCTTTATTTATGTGTCCGTTCTCTTCCTCTGTTTCGATCCATTCAACCCAGCTAGCCCGCTCTGCTTTACTCGGCCTTCGCCTTGGCCTTGACCCTGGTTTCACCAGTTGGGCTTCCATTTCCTTTAACCGCAGAAGAACCTCAATCAGCAACCCGCCCAGAATCCCAAAACCAGCCACAAACCCAAATACCCCTAATGCTAACAAAACAACCCCCAAAACCCCCATCAACACCATCAACCTAACCATGCGCATCCGCTCACTCCCCCTTCACCCTAACTATATTAGATAACCATCCACAATTTTCCTGCAAAAAAAGTGTTACCGAAGTAAAGAGACGGTACTAATGTTTCATTCTGTTATCAAAGGACGCTCCGAACTGCCAACATTATTCTTTATATTTTCACTACTCTTATGTGTTTTATGGTGTGGTATACTTAGTTATCTTTTTTGTCGTTTTCAACGGCAGGCCCGTACTCGCTATTGACCCCGCACGGGTAATGTACTGATCAAACCTTAAAGACTCTTATGGGTCTTTTTTTAATTCCATCCCTTAACTATTCCCCTAAAATATATGTATTTTATTTAGAATTCACTAATTATTTGTCAAGTTTTGCCGATATTAAAAAAGAGAACTCCATCTTTCCTCCCATTTAGGATAGATAAGGCACATGTTATACTAAAAACTTACAATATTTGTTTTGGAATTATTTATTTGGATAGGAATTGAGCATATTATGAAAATAATAAAAGAAGCTCCACTTGAAAAAGTGTTGTTAAAAAACATGGAAATTTCACTTCTTGCATCCGGAGACGGTACAGAAGTCATTTTATATAAGCTTTATGAAAATGCATCCTTAGAAATTTCTCCGGCAGAAAATCCGACTAATCTTCTTCATTTGACCATACTATCCGGAAGTCTTGTTATGAAAAATTCTAATGGTGAAGTAGTACTCGAACCCGGTAATTCAGTCCATGCCTGCCCGGTGGGAGAGCATACAGTCTTTACAGCTGTTACAGAAGTTGAACTTTTATATGTAACTTCCCAGCCACATTTCCATATTTACAGGACTATTGTTAAGGATATGATGGATATTGCCGTTTCGGTTGAGAAGAATGATGGATATCCAGGAAACCATTGTGACAAAATTAAAGACTTATCCATTATGCTTGGAAAAGTAGTGGGATTAGATGAGGAAAAACTCTATATTTTAAGTTTGGCAAGCTTTTTGCATGATATTGGGAAATTGAAGGTTCCAAACGAAATTTTAAATAAACCATCATCTTTAACGGATGAAGAATATAACATTATAAAGATGCATACTGTGTGGGGAAGAGAGATTTTAGCAGACACCCATTGTCCAGACCTAATCAAAGCAGGAGAAATTATTGAGCAACATCATGAACGATATGACGGCCTTGGCTACCCTCATCACCTGAAAGGCGATGAGATTAGGATTGAAGCTTCTATTATCGCCGTTGTCGATGCTTATGATGCAATGAGGACAAATCGCGCTTACAGGAAAGGCTTGAGCGTGGATAAAGCGTTCAAAGAATTGTTAATAAATAAAGGTAAAATGTACCATCCAGACGTAGTCGATGCCTTTCTCTTTATAAAAAACAAATTAATCTAGTTAATCCTTAGAAAGAGGCTAGCCAAGATCGGTCAGTCCTTTTAGCATGAGATCTGATTTTCTTACAGAAGGCCCTTTGGGTCTTTTTTTGTTTGGTGAAGTACTAGGACGGTTCCACTGATTCTTCCGGGGTTTGACGGGAGCGCTGGAACCGTCCCCTGCTTCATTTAAACCAGTAATCCTCCTCGAGTTCTTCGCTGCTGTTGAGGAAGTTTGTTTTGCCGTTTGTGGGGTCGTCGTGGATTTTCAGTTGTCCTTTTTGAAGGAGGCTGTGTATTTTTGCTTTGAGCTGCTGCCTTGGCATGATGATGCAATGGTGGAGCAGGAAATTTTCGACATGGACGATGGTCCCTTCTTCGTAGGCGAATGCTTTTAAAATTAGTTGTTCAATTTTCATTTACGTCTATTCCTTTAATTGATCAGCAGAAGCATGGCTTCATTTTTGCCGGCCGCGGTTTCATAGTAGCGGAGCAGGAAGTCGTAGTTTTCAACGAGGTACTCTTTGTCCTCTTCGCTCCAGCGCTTGTTCATTGGGTAAATTTCATGGCGGTTCAGTTCATTCAGGTCAAAGCGTCCCGCCAGCTCCTCGGGTGCCGTCTGCTTTAATTCCTGATAGATTTCCCGGACCTCGTTTGGTTCGAAATACCTGAGCGGCCCGTAGCCCATATCCTCGCCAAGCTCATGGCCGCCAAGAATCGCCCTGCCTATATGTCCGTCGGCCGGCGCGTCAAGGTCGGCTACACCGCTCAGCAGAAAATGAATTCCATGCCATGACTTATCAATATCAAGCTCTTGCTCCTCGATTTCCTCCATTTCGTAAACGAGATCCCCTGCTTCATCGGGATTTGCTTTCAGCACCTTCAGTGTGTCAGCGGAAACCCTGAAAAAACTCGCAATCATACCCATTTGAAACACTCCTTCATTTAATATAACCAGCATAAATCAGACATTTAAGATAATTATGGAAAAGTTCATTGCCAAGGTGGCAATCTTTCTCATCAATGCCATCTAAAACGCACATCTCGTAATAAAGCTTATCACCAATTCCCTGAAGGTGAAAATTGCTCATATGTATGTTGTCTTCACTCTCAAGGATAATGTTGATCCTTTTTCCCGCTTGAATGTCATGCCACATTTGTTGCACTGTGAATTCGAATTCCTCAGGTTCGTTTTGCAAATCTAAAACCATACTGAACAAATCTAATTTTTCCGCCGGTGAATACAGTTCTTGAAGTACATCATGATCGGTTATGACATAATATCTCTTGGCACTTGGCAAACTCTCCTCATCCAAATCCACGAGGCTCACCTGTTCCTCAACCGCCTTATATTTCTTTTTCAAAACAGCCCCAATCTCATCCAACGTATAGCGGCGAGGAAAACCCAACTCCTCATACCTCCGAACAACATCCTTCACAAAATCATCCAAATACACATCAAAACCCATCAAAAACCCTCCTCATAGAAGTGAAGAACGATCCCCCGAGTGAAGCAGGGGAACGGTTCTACTGCTTCTTTCGGGTGTCGAATGAAGCGCTGGAACCGTCCTCATCCCTCCTTATATAGCCAGGGCAGGAGGGGAGGCGTTCCCGCTTCAGGCAGGAAAAAGATAAAAACAAAAAGAGCAATGAGCGGGATGATTAAAAATAAGACAAAGACTACTAACATCCCTGCATTAATTACTTTATCTAATGATTTATTAATCCTGCACTCCCTCCTTTGGGAAACTCGATTATCTCAAGAAATCTTTACACACCAGAACCGAAACTTAACTTAATCAAACCACAAAGAGGGAAAGTATACTATTTTTTATCTTAACATGCCGCAGTGATTCAGCGGGATGTTCCGGCTGCTATTTTCGAGGGAAGTACGGGGACGGTTCCTTTGTAAGATTTTTATTGAAGTTGGAGAAAGTAGTTGTAGGGTTTTTGTTGGATGGAGGATGTTTATGGATTTGCATTCTGGGAGTTTTTTTTGGCGGGCTACGTTTCCCGAGGCACCTGTTTACAAACCGATGGATGAGGATGTTATGTGTGATGTGTTGATTGTTGGCGGGGGCAGTTCGGGGGCACAGTGTGCGTATTATTTTGCCGATAGCGGCCTTGATGTCGTTGTGATTGAGAAAAGCACGGTTGGCAGCGGGACAACGAGTGCAACATCCGCCCTCCTCCAGTATTCGGGCGGAAAGATGTTCAGCAGGCTGGTCAACTCGTTCGGCATCGTTTACGTCACGCGGCATATGCAACATTTGAAAGGTGCCATTGATGAAATCGAGGCTGCCGCGGGCAAGGTTGCGATTGATTTTGACTTTACCCGGCGGGACACGCTTTATTTTGCGAGCAGCCCGGAAGATGTCCGCCCATTGATGGATGAGTATTCGTTCCTGAAGCAGCACGGCTTTCAGGTGGACTTTTTTGCAAAAAGAGACATTGAGGACAGATATCCTTTTAGCAAAGACGCGGCGATTTATTGCCATGAAGACGGCGAGATGAACCCGTTTAAGTTCGCCCACGCGCTGTTGGATTACGTGAGCAGGAAGGGGATCCGCGTTTTTGAGAACACGGAAATGAACGGCCATTATTATGATGATGTCGAAGAGCGGATGGTGATAAGGACGAAGACGGGCCACTTGATCCGTGCACGGCGGGTTATTTTTGCCGCCGGTTATGAAAGCATGGAGATCCGGAAGGAAAAACGCGCTTCATTCGTCAGTACGTTTACGGTCACGACGAAGCCGGTCGCGGACCTTTCATCTTGGTACCGAAGGACGCTCATTTGGGAGACAGCCCGGCCGTATTTGTATCTGCGCACGACTCCAGACGACCGAATCATTATTGGCGGGCTTGATGAAAACACGTTTTTTCCCGAAGAGCGGGACAGCATGATGATTGGCAAAAGGGATAAACTCCTGGAAGAATGCCGAAGGCTGTTTCCGGATATCCAGGTTGAGCCAGACTATTTTCTCGCTGCATTCTATGGACGGACTGTCGACAGCCTGCCGATTATTGGTGTTTACAACGAATTGCCCAGGTGCTACTTCCTATTCGGCTTTGGCGACAGCGGCCTCGTCTACAGCCAAACCCTCGCAAAATTCATCGCCAGCCACATCCTGCACGGCAGCGTTAGCGACCCGGAATTTGAGATGTATCTGCCGAATAGGATGAAATAAGACAGGGGACAGTTTTACTGCTTCATTCGTCACCCTAAAGAAGCGATGGAGCCGCCCCCTGCTTCATTAGGGAGATGCCAACTTTTGGTTATTTATGTTAATATCAGAAAAGCGGAATGTAAATTATTTAGGAGAGTTGGTGGTTTATGGGGCGAATGAAGAGAATTTTAGTTTGGGGAATTGTGGTTGGGTTGTTGCTAGTTAGTTATTATCCGTTGAAGCTTCGCGGGGCGTTAGCGCAGGAGGAAAACCCGATGAGGCACTTGCTTGCAATTATGAAGGTGGATTTCACGACTAGTCAGTATGAGAAGGTTTCGAAGGACGAGTTTGGGAATATTTATATTTCCAACTCCTCGCATCGTCCGTTAAAAGATTACATGCGTCAGCACGGTTGGAAATTTACTGAGCAGTATGGTTCAGGGCTTGAGTTTGAGAAGGATGGGAATAAAACCGTTGTGGTATTGAGGCATTATTCAGGGTTTTATAATCTCTGGCACGTTCCTTTTGAGGTATTAGAATAGACGAGAACCTATTTCCGGCAAAATTGGCAGGCTGCTAGATGGGCAAGCATTTGACCTTTTCAGGGGTGGATGACGTGAGAAAATTA is a genomic window containing:
- a CDS encoding DUF3951 domain-containing protein, which translates into the protein MAYLFLAIVVGAVGITLFKMMRKRNVPDNHYTPFDDVTEGRTTKE
- a CDS encoding DUF2935 domain-containing protein, which codes for MAVDFQKSARDEHLFWLQILGDHARFIHEALAPVQKREIDKALEFIRAFDTLLAQARTADPRQLAIRAEDEVLRLREFKLNLLREHLVGKIKIHLPPTFINHMVNELDEYVRILKHVKAGQVPPVYHEVHHHLLWLLDAAGHSGAISSNLDEVEKNLKKKSDSFMKQFEAFYLKAVEMAGYLRTNITEFPALAKFNSDAKLEIILFQQFLVEIEELRLSKEALGTFAPLMADHMFREECYYLMKLSEAANLEKPNCDPAKPRLKE
- a CDS encoding SET domain-containing protein, yielding MIQIKSSSLSNGEFNRGVFAVCDIKKGQLLHEAPVIAYPNDQHHHIEQTLLADYAFEYGINHTAILLGYGMLFNHSYEPNATYEINFDNHTFDFYAYKDIKPGEEILINYNGDVDDKEELWFNKE
- a CDS encoding NUDIX hydrolase, translating into MEPKWLEWAKQLQSIAQAGLTYSKDVYDLERFEEIRQLSVEIMAQYTNMNHIVIADLFANETGYATPKVDIRAVVFRENKILLVRENTDGGWSLPGGWGDIGLTPSEVAVKEVKEESGFDVKPVKLIAVLDKKCHPHPPSPYYTYKIFIQCEIIGGQAKEGIETSGVGFFAENELPALSVARTTESQVEMAFNHLHNPGENVRFD
- a CDS encoding CotD family spore coat protein; amino-acid sequence: MERHNQCGCHRGPVEEVIVYPTKTIVNTRTNTRVVKRVFPTEIINVNRTIVRNENFYPVTERTVNETVEETFNCGPDINNPRCRPVQNANAVAGNVRGPRGNNWLFRL
- a CDS encoding monooxygenase, which produces MNYLLQVDFKSDGPFGEEKFKEKEELANSINNEPGVIWKIWTENAETKESGGVYLFESKETAEKYLEMHTARLKSFGFDNIRSRIFEVHEALSLINNAPIKG
- a CDS encoding DUF4179 domain-containing protein, translated to MAIYNELNDVKIDLSEFEETQLSKLEKKKVLKRVKRDISPKRPGRKWRTISACAAVAMLGIILTVDKGTVANMPFIGEKIEKHMNENKQLDYSSYKTEIGSTAENGLGKLTLNEVIVDDQRIILSSTFEPASNVDADYQTAITPTVKVNGQDATEITGGQTIELNNEMFTVFNDIELGKEIATEDVEIEIRYERWNRTAIDQPWAFKVKVNQSQMLKERKVIELNKQLTLSNDETIMLQKVVTTPMSTTVYYDLTRSSREDIRVSIHSQKGAVAEHGSSFQSTDTGDISYTRFNESLKSGEYFLMVHDSEGNELDKVPFFIK
- a CDS encoding sigma-70 family RNA polymerase sigma factor, which codes for MLSVEEQEMVEQIKLKNERGLSQLLDEYGGLLKAIIQKYLQGNRRDAEECMADVLVAIWYNIDSFDPKKNEFRNWIAAVAKYKAIDYVRKSTREKQYVSGFQYEEDMPTSHDSYHDRVDLQSLLDELPAVERAIFEKYYLHGVPSKEIASELQERETWVHNKLSRGRRKLRSILLRSEG
- a CDS encoding VOC family protein; this translates as MKNPQTQSPIKNRIGGVFIPVRNLEKAQEWYSRILGLQGGDLFFDHIFVAEMEGTAGLLLDTMPNWKDENGNIPTYQTPAIQFVTQDIQASYQFMKNNQVELVTDIQDNFYFVFKDLDGNVLMICEERK
- a CDS encoding HD-GYP domain-containing protein encodes the protein MKIIKEAPLEKVLLKNMEISLLASGDGTEVILYKLYENASLEISPAENPTNLLHLTILSGSLVMKNSNGEVVLEPGNSVHACPVGEHTVFTAVTEVELLYVTSQPHFHIYRTIVKDMMDIAVSVEKNDGYPGNHCDKIKDLSIMLGKVVGLDEEKLYILSLASFLHDIGKLKVPNEILNKPSSLTDEEYNIIKMHTVWGREILADTHCPDLIKAGEIIEQHHERYDGLGYPHHLKGDEIRIEASIIAVVDAYDAMRTNRAYRKGLSVDKAFKELLINKGKMYHPDVVDAFLFIKNKLI
- a CDS encoding YfbM family protein yields the protein MGMIASFFRVSADTLKVLKANPDEAGDLVYEMEEIEEQELDIDKSWHGIHFLLSGVADLDAPADGHIGRAILGGHELGEDMGYGPLRYFEPNEVREIYQELKQTAPEELAGRFDLNELNRHEIYPMNKRWSEEDKEYLVENYDFLLRYYETAAGKNEAMLLLIN